One genomic region from Drosophila busckii strain San Diego stock center, stock number 13000-0081.31 chromosome 3R, ASM1175060v1, whole genome shotgun sequence encodes:
- the LOC108603309 gene encoding glutamate-gated chloride channel isoform X11, whose translation MVPTSHYFWAIFYFTSLCSASLANNAKINFREKEKKVLDQILGAGKYDARIRPSGINGTDGPAIVRINLFVRSIMTISDIKMEYSVQLTFREQWTDERLKFDDIQGRLKYLTLTEANRVWMPDLFFSNEKEGHFHNIIMPNVYIRIFPNGSVLYSIRISLTLACPMNLKLYPLDRQICSLRMASYGWTTNDLVFLWKEGDPVQVVKNLHLPRFTLEKFLTDYCNSKTNTGEYSCLKVDLLFKREFSYYLIQIYIPCCMLVIVSWVSFWLDQGAVPARVSLGVTTLLTMATQTSGINASLPPVSYTKAIDVWTGVCLTFVFGALLEFALVNYASRSGLNKANMHKENIKKKRRDLEQASLDAASDLLDTDSNATFAMKPLVRHPGDPLALEKLRQCEVHMQPPKRPSCCKTWLSKFPTRSKRIDVISRITFPLVFALFNLVYWSTYLFREEEDE comes from the exons ATGGTGCCCACCAGTCATTACTTCTGGGCCATATTTTACTTTACCAGCCTGTGCAGCGCTTCATT AGCAAataatgccaaaataaatttccGAGAAAAGGAGAAAAAAGTCTTAGATCAAATTTTAGGTGCAGGCAAATACGATGCCAGAATACGACCGTCTGGAATAAATGGCACAG ATGGTCCCGCCATAGTCAGAATCAATCTATTCGTACGCAGTATAATGACGATTAGTGATATCAAAATG GAGTACAGCGTACAGTTAACATTTCGAGAGCAGTGGACGGATGAGCGTCTAAAGTTTGATGATATACAAG gtCGTCTAAAGTATCTGACGCTGACGGAAGCAAATCGTGTCTGGATGCCGGATCTTTTCTTCTCCAACGAGAAAGAGGGTCATTTCCACAACATCATTATGCCCAACGTGTATATACGCATCTTTCCCAACGGCTCGGTGCTCTACAGTATACGCATCTCATTGACATTGGCATGTCCAATGAATCTAAAACTGTATCCACTGGATAGGCAAATATGCTCACTTCGCATGGCAAGCT ATGGCTGGACTACGAACGATTTGGTATTCCTTTGGAAGGAAGGAGATCCAGTGCAGGTGGTTAAGAACTTACACCTACCACGCTTCACATTGGAGAAGTTTTTGACTGATTACTGTAACAGTAAAACCAACACGG GTGAATACAGTTGCCTCAAAGTCGATCTACTATTCAAGCGAGAATTCTCATATtacttaatacaaatttatataccaTGCTGTATGTTGGTCATTGTCTCATGGGTATCATTCTGGCTGGATCAAGGTGCAGTGCCAGCGCGAGTGTCGTTAG GCGTAACAACACTGCTTACCATGGCCACACAAACATCGGGCATTAATGCCTCACTGCCACCCGTTTCCTACACAAAGGCCATCGATGTGTGGACCGGCGTCTGTTTGACGTTTGTCTTTGGAGCGCTGCTTGAGTTCGCATTGGTGAACTATGCCTCCCGCTCAGGTTTGAATAAAGCTA ACATGCATAAGGagaatattaaaaagaaacgTCGCGATTTGGAGCAGGCCAGCTTAGACGCTGCTTCAGATCTGCTCGACACAGATAGCAATGCTACATTCGCAATG AAGCCGCTGGTGCGCCACCCAGGCGATCCACTGGCGCTGGAAAAGCTGCGCCAATGCGAGGTGCACATGCAGCCACCAAAGCgtccaagctgctgcaaaactTGGCTCTCCAAGTTCCCCACAAG
- the LOC108603309 gene encoding glutamate-gated chloride channel isoform X6, protein MVPTSHYFWAIFYFTSLCSASLANNAKINFREKEKKVLDQILGAGKYDARIRPSGINGTDGPAIVRINLFVRSIMTISDIKMEYSVQLTFREQWTDERLKFDDIQGRLKYLTLTEANRVWMPDLFFSNEKEGHFHNIIMPNVYIRIFPNGSVLYSIRISLTLACPMNLKLYPLDRQICSLRMASYGWTTNDLVFLWKEGDPVQVVKNLHLPRFTLEKFLTDYCNSKTNTGEYSCLKVDLLFKREFSYYLIQIYIPCCMLVIVSWVSFWLDQGAVPARVSLGVTTLLTMATQTSGINASLPPVSYTKAIDVWTGVCLTFVFGALLEFALVNYASRSGLNKANMHKENIKKKRRDLEQASLDAASDLLDTDSNATFAMKPLVRHPGDPLALEKLRQCEVHMQPPKRPSCCKTWLSKFPTRQCSRSKRIDVISRITFPLVFALFNLVYWSTYLFREEEDETF, encoded by the exons ATGGTGCCCACCAGTCATTACTTCTGGGCCATATTTTACTTTACCAGCCTGTGCAGCGCTTCATT AGCAAataatgccaaaataaatttccGAGAAAAGGAGAAAAAAGTCTTAGATCAAATTTTAGGTGCAGGCAAATACGATGCCAGAATACGACCGTCTGGAATAAATGGCACAG ATGGTCCCGCCATAGTCAGAATCAATCTATTCGTACGCAGTATAATGACGATTAGTGATATCAAAATG GAGTACAGCGTACAGTTAACATTTCGAGAGCAGTGGACGGATGAGCGTCTAAAGTTTGATGATATACAAG gtCGTCTAAAGTATCTGACGCTGACGGAAGCAAATCGTGTCTGGATGCCGGATCTTTTCTTCTCCAACGAGAAAGAGGGTCATTTCCACAACATCATTATGCCCAACGTGTATATACGCATCTTTCCCAACGGCTCGGTGCTCTACAGTATACGCATCTCATTGACATTGGCATGTCCAATGAATCTAAAACTGTATCCACTGGATAGGCAAATATGCTCACTTCGCATGGCAAGCT ATGGCTGGACTACGAACGATTTGGTATTCCTTTGGAAGGAAGGAGATCCAGTGCAGGTGGTTAAGAACTTACACCTACCACGCTTCACATTGGAGAAGTTTTTGACTGATTACTGTAACAGTAAAACCAACACGG GTGAATACAGTTGCCTCAAAGTCGATCTACTATTCAAGCGAGAATTCTCATATtacttaatacaaatttatataccaTGCTGTATGTTGGTCATTGTCTCATGGGTATCATTCTGGCTGGATCAAGGTGCAGTGCCAGCGCGAGTGTCGTTAG GCGTAACAACACTGCTTACCATGGCCACACAAACATCGGGCATTAATGCCTCACTGCCACCCGTTTCCTACACAAAGGCCATCGATGTGTGGACCGGCGTCTGTTTGACGTTTGTCTTTGGAGCGCTGCTTGAGTTCGCATTGGTGAACTATGCCTCCCGCTCAGGTTTGAATAAAGCTA ACATGCATAAGGagaatattaaaaagaaacgTCGCGATTTGGAGCAGGCCAGCTTAGACGCTGCTTCAGATCTGCTCGACACAGATAGCAATGCTACATTCGCAATG AAGCCGCTGGTGCGCCACCCAGGCGATCCACTGGCGCTGGAAAAGCTGCGCCAATGCGAGGTGCACATGCAGCCACCAAAGCgtccaagctgctgcaaaactTGGCTCTCCAAGTTCCCCACAAG
- the LOC108603309 gene encoding glutamate-gated chloride channel isoform X15: MVPTSHYFWAIFYFTSLCSASLANNAKINFREKEKKVLDQILGAGKYDARIRPSGINGTDGPAIVRINLFVRSIMTISDIKMEYSVQLTFREQWTDERLKFDDIQGRLKYLTLTEANRVWMPDLFFSNEKEGHFHNIIMPNVYIRIFPNGSVLYSIRISLTLACPMNLKLYPLDRQICSLRMASYGWTTNDLVFLWKEGDPVQVVKNLHLPRFTLEKFLTDYCNSKTNTGEYSCLKVDLLFKREFSYYLIQIYIPCCMLVIVSWVSFWLDQGAVPARVSLGVTTLLTMATQTSGINASLPPVSYTKAIDVWTGVCLTFVFGALLEFALVNYASRSDMHKENIKKKRRDLEQASLDAASDLLDTDSNATFAMKPLVRHPGDPLALEKLRQCEVHMQPPKRPSCCKTWLSKFPTRSKRIDVISRITFPLVFALFNLVYWSTYLFREEEDE; this comes from the exons ATGGTGCCCACCAGTCATTACTTCTGGGCCATATTTTACTTTACCAGCCTGTGCAGCGCTTCATT AGCAAataatgccaaaataaatttccGAGAAAAGGAGAAAAAAGTCTTAGATCAAATTTTAGGTGCAGGCAAATACGATGCCAGAATACGACCGTCTGGAATAAATGGCACAG ATGGTCCCGCCATAGTCAGAATCAATCTATTCGTACGCAGTATAATGACGATTAGTGATATCAAAATG GAGTACAGCGTACAGTTAACATTTCGAGAGCAGTGGACGGATGAGCGTCTAAAGTTTGATGATATACAAG gtCGTCTAAAGTATCTGACGCTGACGGAAGCAAATCGTGTCTGGATGCCGGATCTTTTCTTCTCCAACGAGAAAGAGGGTCATTTCCACAACATCATTATGCCCAACGTGTATATACGCATCTTTCCCAACGGCTCGGTGCTCTACAGTATACGCATCTCATTGACATTGGCATGTCCAATGAATCTAAAACTGTATCCACTGGATAGGCAAATATGCTCACTTCGCATGGCAAGCT ATGGCTGGACTACGAACGATTTGGTATTCCTTTGGAAGGAAGGAGATCCAGTGCAGGTGGTTAAGAACTTACACCTACCACGCTTCACATTGGAGAAGTTTTTGACTGATTACTGTAACAGTAAAACCAACACGG GTGAATACAGTTGCCTCAAAGTCGATCTACTATTCAAGCGAGAATTCTCATATtacttaatacaaatttatataccaTGCTGTATGTTGGTCATTGTCTCATGGGTATCATTCTGGCTGGATCAAGGTGCAGTGCCAGCGCGAGTGTCGTTAG GCGTAACAACACTGCTTACCATGGCCACACAAACATCGGGCATTAATGCCTCACTGCCACCCGTTTCCTACACAAAGGCCATCGATGTGTGGACCGGCGTCTGTTTGACGTTTGTCTTTGGAGCGCTGCTTGAGTTCGCATTGGTGAACTATGCCTCCCGCTCAG ACATGCATAAGGagaatattaaaaagaaacgTCGCGATTTGGAGCAGGCCAGCTTAGACGCTGCTTCAGATCTGCTCGACACAGATAGCAATGCTACATTCGCAATG AAGCCGCTGGTGCGCCACCCAGGCGATCCACTGGCGCTGGAAAAGCTGCGCCAATGCGAGGTGCACATGCAGCCACCAAAGCgtccaagctgctgcaaaactTGGCTCTCCAAGTTCCCCACAAG
- the LOC108603309 gene encoding glutamate-gated chloride channel isoform X7 → MVPTSHYFWAIFYFTSLCSASLANNAKINFREKEKKVLDQILGAGKYDARIRPSGINGTDGPAIVRINLFVRSIMTISDIKMEYSVQLTFREQWTDERLKFDDIQGRLKYLTLTEANRVWMPDLFFSNEKEGHFHNIIMPNVYIRIFPNGSVLYSIRISLTLACPMNLKLYPLDRQICSLRMASYGWTTNDLVFLWKEGDPVQVVKNLHLPRFTLEKFLTDYCNSKTNTGEYSCLKVDLLFKREFSYYLIQIYIPCCMLVIVSWVSFWLDQGAVPARVSLGVTTLLTMATQTSGINASLPPVSYTKAIDVWTGVCLTFVFGALLEFALVNYASRSGLNKANMHKENIKKKRRDLEQASLDAASDLLDTDSNATFAMKPLVRHPGDPLALEKLRQCEVHMQPPKRPSCCKTWLSKFPTRQCSRSKRIDVISRITFPLVFALFNLVYWSTYLFREEEDE, encoded by the exons ATGGTGCCCACCAGTCATTACTTCTGGGCCATATTTTACTTTACCAGCCTGTGCAGCGCTTCATT AGCAAataatgccaaaataaatttccGAGAAAAGGAGAAAAAAGTCTTAGATCAAATTTTAGGTGCAGGCAAATACGATGCCAGAATACGACCGTCTGGAATAAATGGCACAG ATGGTCCCGCCATAGTCAGAATCAATCTATTCGTACGCAGTATAATGACGATTAGTGATATCAAAATG GAGTACAGCGTACAGTTAACATTTCGAGAGCAGTGGACGGATGAGCGTCTAAAGTTTGATGATATACAAG gtCGTCTAAAGTATCTGACGCTGACGGAAGCAAATCGTGTCTGGATGCCGGATCTTTTCTTCTCCAACGAGAAAGAGGGTCATTTCCACAACATCATTATGCCCAACGTGTATATACGCATCTTTCCCAACGGCTCGGTGCTCTACAGTATACGCATCTCATTGACATTGGCATGTCCAATGAATCTAAAACTGTATCCACTGGATAGGCAAATATGCTCACTTCGCATGGCAAGCT ATGGCTGGACTACGAACGATTTGGTATTCCTTTGGAAGGAAGGAGATCCAGTGCAGGTGGTTAAGAACTTACACCTACCACGCTTCACATTGGAGAAGTTTTTGACTGATTACTGTAACAGTAAAACCAACACGG GTGAATACAGTTGCCTCAAAGTCGATCTACTATTCAAGCGAGAATTCTCATATtacttaatacaaatttatataccaTGCTGTATGTTGGTCATTGTCTCATGGGTATCATTCTGGCTGGATCAAGGTGCAGTGCCAGCGCGAGTGTCGTTAG GCGTAACAACACTGCTTACCATGGCCACACAAACATCGGGCATTAATGCCTCACTGCCACCCGTTTCCTACACAAAGGCCATCGATGTGTGGACCGGCGTCTGTTTGACGTTTGTCTTTGGAGCGCTGCTTGAGTTCGCATTGGTGAACTATGCCTCCCGCTCAGGTTTGAATAAAGCTA ACATGCATAAGGagaatattaaaaagaaacgTCGCGATTTGGAGCAGGCCAGCTTAGACGCTGCTTCAGATCTGCTCGACACAGATAGCAATGCTACATTCGCAATG AAGCCGCTGGTGCGCCACCCAGGCGATCCACTGGCGCTGGAAAAGCTGCGCCAATGCGAGGTGCACATGCAGCCACCAAAGCgtccaagctgctgcaaaactTGGCTCTCCAAGTTCCCCACAAG